The Nitrospira sp. sequence CGCCATACAGGTTGAGAGTGGATGGCATAAGGACAAACGGTCAAAAAATCAAGCGGCAAATTGTGATGTGGCGGGACAAGAGATCCCATCCTATGGGCCTCTTGAGCCTCATCCTGGCTTAGAGTATGCTCGCGCTCATAACCGAGGAGGGTGACGATGCCGAAGCGAGTTCGCACGGGGTTGACGCGGAGTGATATTCTCGATCGGTATGTCGAACGGTTCAAGCAGCAGCTCGTGAAATTTCAACCCTTCCTCTCGCGCAAACGCGGGTCGGCTTCGCTTGAAGATTTCGACGAAACAGCGGAAGAGCTGATCGGTCAGGTGTTCGGTGCTGCCTCCGATGAATCGGAGGCCTATCTCCTAGCAAAAACGGGAGAGTCCGCGCTCTTACCGGAAGAAGCGCAGGAAAGTGGGACGCACAATGTGGAACGCGAGAGTCTACAGCAGCGACGACAAGTACTGGAAAGCTGCCTCGCCGACCTCGAATTGCGTCGCCGTGTGCAGGCGACCAGGAAGGCAAAAGGAGTTGGGCAGGCACTCGTCGCAGACTATATGTCGCACGAGGTCCGAAGCATCCATAGAGAGGCCTCGATCAAACAAGCGGGGCAGATGTTGCAGAAGCACAAAGTCGGTTCACTGATCGTGGACGATGGTTCTCGTTATATCGGGATCATCACCGATTCCGATGTCACCCGCAAAGCGGTCGCCAAAGGGTTGGATCCCAACAGCACCACTGTCGCCACCTGCATGAGCCGATCAATCGTGACAATCGAAGAAGATGAGTCTTTAGCGGACGCCATGTCGCTGATGAAGAAGCAGGGAATCCGGCATCTGCCTGTGACTGCCGATGCCACCATCATCGGCGTACTTTCCGTCTCAGACCTCCTGCGTGCCTTAGAGGCGCAGATATCGTCCTAACGTCATGTCCTGCACCACACGCGCATGGCGGCAGGGACGGCGATCCAGCCACTGGTGAGTGATTGTGTCGACTGCCTGCAACGGTGGCGTAGCGGCCAGGCCGGCAATCGGTTCCTTCCTGGCAATCTGTGCCAGATTCCGCACCTCTTTCGTCTGAGGGATCACCAAGAAAAGTATGACGCCGGTTACTCGACGGAGTGGCCTTCCAGGAACACCGCTTGTTCCAAGGTGCGGAAGAACTGCTGGTAGGGAAGGGGATCCTCAACGGCGCGAAGGTAAAACTGAGCGCTGGCTCGGACGACGAGCTGCGAATCGTTGCGCTTACGGACGGTGACTGTGAAACGAACCAGATTACTGCGGTGATCGAACGAGCCCCACGTCCGGTCATGACGGTTGAGAACGAGTAAGGCATCGGGTTGATACAGCAGATAGCTCAGGTCGACACCATAAATCTGCTCATTCTCGACGTATTTCTTTCCTGAGACGACGCCCAGTTCTTCATCGAGCACCTCTACTTTAAAATCCAAATCCTGCAGAGATGAAACGATTGTTGCCAACATCCTACGCTGATCCACGGTATCAAACACACGCGATTGGGCGGCGCGAATTTTGACCTGGCTTTCTTCGGAAAGCCAGATTTGCTCGTGCGAGTCCCACTGGTTGACATGCCGCAATTCGTAGGGTGTTGGGCATCCCTGTAACAGCAGGCAGAGGCCGACAAAGAGGCAGGGGCTCAGCCGCCTCGATCCTGCAAGAGACAAGGTGTGTTCATCACGGTTCCTCTGGTGAGAGACCATATCCATTAATTCTTAGTGACAAAGAGAGACCGTTCCAGTGTGGCGAAGAAATTCTGGTACACCTTGGGATCTTCGACGGGTTTGTTGTTGTAGATGGCATTCGCGCGAATCATCATACGACCTTCGGCTTCTGAGCGTACCGTGACGGTCACACCCACGACGTCGTAGAAGTTCGGTTCGGCGAAACGCGCAGCGGTCACCAGCCCCAAAGGCTCATTGGCTCGCTCGATGATGAAACCCAAGTCCTGCAACGCCGCAATGACGCCGCGCATGGCCATTTGGCGATCCTTTATGTCGAAGGACCGAGTTTGCATACTCCGGATCTTCATCTGCGCCTCAGTCGGCGCCAGCAGATTCTGACTGGGCTGCGGAACGGCGCAGCCTTGCAGGATGACAAGTATGGCGGCGCCAATGATTCCTGCCACATTCGCTGACTTCATCATTACCTCGCGCTCAGAGAGCAAATGCTTCCAGAAAGACAGCTTTTGACAATTTAGCAAAGAAGGTCTGGTACATCACGGGGTCGCGTAGCATTTCCATCCGTTGTTCGCCAGGTGGAATGCCCTGACGGCCGGCCAACCCTTCTCCCTTCCACACGACCCGGTAGAACACGACTCTGACTTCCTGGCGCGTGGCCTCGGAATTCACCGGTCTCGTGACCAGCGCGGCGGCGATTTTTTGATGCAGGTCCACGGGCATTACGATAGGAGGCTGTTGGACGAATACCAGCGGAGTGCTCAGGAGAAAGACGAAAAAGCGAGCGATGTCCTGGCCATATTCTCGAGCACTTCGTTCTTTCGCCGCTCTTAAAAATCCAACTTCGCGCACGCTTTCTTCAACCTGGAAACCAAGATCCTGCAGGACAGCCGCTGAGGCGGACAATAACTCCGCTTCATCCTTAGTCTCGAAGAGGCGGGTTTGCATGGCCCGGTTGGCTGCGCTCTCAGGTTTCAGCTGGAACAGTTCGTCCGGTTGTGTATGAGTCACACACCCTACGAACAGGCTCGACATGGCAAGATATGTCACCGCCAGAAGTATTCGCTGAGCCACAGATCCGCCATGCATGCTAGAACTGGGTGGCGTTGTAGGCAAAGTCACGGACCTTCTTCTCTTCGTCGTACTTGATGATGATCGTGAGAGTCCGTTGGCGTTGGGAACTCGAACTGTCACGTGAGGTGGTGCCAAGAATGATGATGCTCGCAAAGGAGGAACTGGCCGTGTCGACGCGATCAGTCGAGACCTTGTCGTAGATCCAGACCTCGCGCCGCTTCTCGTCTGTCGTCACGATATTGGGACTCCCCAGCAGTTCGGCTACCTGAGAGGCAGGCATTCCAACTTTGACCTCGCCCTGCACCTTGCCGACGGTGAGACGGTCTTCCTTAATTTCGGCTTTGTTACTGCCGCAACCTATGGTTGCCATGATCAGACAAAGACTCAGAATCGACCATATCGATTTCATTGATGGGTTCCCCTTTCTGTCGTCCCAGTGTGGCGCAGACGTGACTCTGAGCACAGGCTACTGTGCCTGAGGCGAGGTGTCAATGATGGGAAAGTAAGACGAGATAGACCAAGCAATGAGCGGCCGCGTGTCGGCGAATGGGGCTGCGGCTCATCCTCTTGAAGAAAGATACCCGTTTTCTCACTGCGATCGGGTACACTGCGCGTCACCCATCATGCCGCCGATCATGCTGCTCAGTTGCGAGTCTCTTGGGAAGACCTTCGGTATCAAACCGTTGTTCACTGACCTGTCGCTCGGACTGTGCGAAGGCGACCATGTCGGGCTGATCGGCCCCAACGGTTCCGGGAAATCCACGTTGCTCAAGATACTCGCCGGCCTTGAGGTGCCGGATAGCGGGACTCGAGCTGTGCGGCGGCAGATCCGCATCGGCTATGTCCCACAAGAGCCCTCCTTTGCTGAGCAGCACTCGGTCGAGGACACGTTGGCCCAAGTCCTTCTCGACGAGGGACTGGATCCGCATGAGCATGGCGGGCGAATTGCCAAAGCGCTCAGCCTCGGAGGATTTGTTCGATCCGATCAGGTGGTCTCGACACTTTCGGGAGGATGGAAGAAGCGGTTGGCGATCGCACGGTCACTGATGCTGGAACCGGACGTGCTGCTCATGGACGAGCCGACTAACCATCTGGACCTCGACGGCATCCTTTGGCTCGAAGACCTGCTGAAGGCTGAGCCGAATGCGTTCATCGTGATTAGTCACGATCGGCGATTCCTGGAATCAGTGACCACGCGAATCTGGGAATTGAACCGGAGATACGCCAATGGCCTCTTTCAGGCAAACGGGCGGTACAGCGAGTTCCTGGAGCAGCGCGACGCGGCCTTGCAGGCACAGGCCGACTATCAGGCGTCATTGGCCAATCGAGTCCGGCGCGAAGTGGAATGGCTCAGGCGAGGCCCCAAAGCCCGCACGACCAAAGCCAAGGCCCGGATTGACTCGGCGGGACGGCTCATCGACGAGCTGCAGGATATTGAGTCCCGGCAGGGGAGCGCGTCGGCCGGAATCGACTTCACGGCTTCCGGTCGAAAGTCGAAACAATTGTTGGTCGCAAAAGAGATTGGGAAATCGCTCGGCGGCAAGCCCATCGTGTCCTGCCTCGACCTCATGATAGGGCCAGGCGAACGGATTGGTCTCCTCGGCCCCAATGGGGGCGGCAAGACCACTCTCCTCAAACTCTTGGCGGGCACGTTGCCGACAGACAGCGGCACCATCACCCGAGCCGATCGGCTCCGTGTCGTGACGTTCGACCAACATCGCGAGTCGTTGGACCAGCAGGCCACGTTGCGGCGTGCCCTCGCTCCTGCCGGTGGCGATGCCGTCGTATACCAGGATCGGTCCGTGCATCTGGTCTCATGGGCCAAGCGTTTTCTGTTCAGGCCGGAGCAGCTGGATTTGCCGGTCTCCCGTCTGTCCGGGGGAGAGCAGGCCCGGTTGCTGATCGCACGGTTGATGCTCCAGCCGGCGGATCTCTTACTCCTCGACGAGCCCACGAACGATTTGGATATTCCGACGCTCGACGTGCTGGAAGACAGCTTGCTGGAGTTCGCCGGGGCACTCGTTCTGGTGACGCACGACCGGTGGCTGCTGGACCGCGTCTCCACCAGACTTCTCGCTCTGGATGGGACGGGGTGCGCCGAGTGGTTCGCCGACTATGCCCAATGGGAATCCGCGCAGGCCAAAAAAACGACGCAAGAACGAAAATCTCAGATTGCAAAGGAAAGCCTTGGACCGGCGGGGGCGTCCAAACGGAAAGGCTTGTCGTACAAAGAACAGAAAGAATGGGATCAGATCGAAGTCACGATTCAGAAAGCCGAAGCGCGGGTGGCCGCCTGCCAAGTGGCGGCAAATGATCCATCCATTGCTTCCTCCGCTTCCGATTTACAAGAGCGCTATGCAGCGTTGCACACCGCGCAGGCCGACGTCGAACGTCTCTACGCCCGCTGGGCCGAATTGGACGAGAAACGCGCCCAGGCGATCAGCAGCACGAAATTCTAGCAATGGGGAATTCTATCGAGCGCCGAAAAAGGAACACTGCTCCCTATTTGGTTGTTTCTGAGCCGGTCCTCGGAAACGCATTCC is a genomic window containing:
- a CDS encoding ABC-F family ATP-binding cassette domain-containing protein is translated as MPPIMLLSCESLGKTFGIKPLFTDLSLGLCEGDHVGLIGPNGSGKSTLLKILAGLEVPDSGTRAVRRQIRIGYVPQEPSFAEQHSVEDTLAQVLLDEGLDPHEHGGRIAKALSLGGFVRSDQVVSTLSGGWKKRLAIARSLMLEPDVLLMDEPTNHLDLDGILWLEDLLKAEPNAFIVISHDRRFLESVTTRIWELNRRYANGLFQANGRYSEFLEQRDAALQAQADYQASLANRVRREVEWLRRGPKARTTKAKARIDSAGRLIDELQDIESRQGSASAGIDFTASGRKSKQLLVAKEIGKSLGGKPIVSCLDLMIGPGERIGLLGPNGGGKTTLLKLLAGTLPTDSGTITRADRLRVVTFDQHRESLDQQATLRRALAPAGGDAVVYQDRSVHLVSWAKRFLFRPEQLDLPVSRLSGGEQARLLIARLMLQPADLLLLDEPTNDLDIPTLDVLEDSLLEFAGALVLVTHDRWLLDRVSTRLLALDGTGCAEWFADYAQWESAQAKKTTQERKSQIAKESLGPAGASKRKGLSYKEQKEWDQIEVTIQKAEARVAACQVAANDPSIASSASDLQERYAALHTAQADVERLYARWAELDEKRAQAISSTKF
- a CDS encoding CBS domain-containing protein, whose amino-acid sequence is MPKRVRTGLTRSDILDRYVERFKQQLVKFQPFLSRKRGSASLEDFDETAEELIGQVFGAASDESEAYLLAKTGESALLPEEAQESGTHNVERESLQQRRQVLESCLADLELRRRVQATRKAKGVGQALVADYMSHEVRSIHREASIKQAGQMLQKHKVGSLIVDDGSRYIGIITDSDVTRKAVAKGLDPNSTTVATCMSRSIVTIEEDESLADAMSLMKKQGIRHLPVTADATIIGVLSVSDLLRALEAQISS